One Rhodococcus sp. P1Y DNA window includes the following coding sequences:
- a CDS encoding 4-fold beta flower protein has translation MTETTLYDRNGKSVAYIVEDGAIYTWSGRAQSYLDSDRVYGWNGRHLGWFDGGIVYDLGGRRVGFTRQTCPCTVSTSPTKSTKSTRSTKSTRSTARTRPSFSSADSESSLEAFLLGAQ, from the coding sequence ATGACCGAAACCACCCTGTACGACCGCAATGGCAAGTCTGTCGCCTACATCGTCGAGGATGGCGCGATTTACACGTGGTCAGGTCGCGCTCAGAGCTACTTGGACTCTGACCGTGTCTACGGCTGGAACGGTCGGCACCTCGGCTGGTTCGACGGCGGCATCGTTTACGACCTGGGTGGGCGACGGGTTGGGTTTACCCGTCAAACATGCCCTTGCACGGTGAGCACGTCCCCGACGAAGAGCACGAAGAGCACGCGTTCTACCAAGAGCACGAGAAGCACGGCCCGGACCCGGCCGTCGTTCTCCTCGGCGGATTCCGAGTCCAGTTTGGAAGCTTTTCTGCTGGGCGCGCAGTAG
- a CDS encoding SGNH/GDSL hydrolase family protein, with protein sequence MPVNGWRNAAKAGAATVIAGSSAGTASWAAYRHLMSQATSARGVIGRSTAKPPEADGVYGPGDLEPERWRFGSSADIHLMIFGDSTAAGVGCAVAGEVPGVLVARGLAEETDKRIRLSTKAIGGATSKGLEGQVDAMFVAGPPPDAAVILIGANDVTKKFSIAASAERLGNAVERLTAAGTVVVVGTCPDLGVITAIPQPLRTVVRNWGLRLARAQTEATLKAGGHPVALADLLAPEFLAAPDTMFSADRFHPSAAGYELAARQLLPVLAAALGEWHGGPLPDLPEVSAAAESRRFLPRAVASLDRFVRRRGAEIEAQNG encoded by the coding sequence GTGCCGGTGAACGGGTGGCGCAACGCAGCGAAAGCAGGGGCGGCAACGGTCATTGCAGGTTCCTCAGCAGGGACGGCGTCGTGGGCTGCGTACCGGCACCTCATGTCGCAGGCAACGTCGGCGCGAGGCGTCATCGGGCGCTCGACCGCGAAACCACCCGAGGCCGATGGCGTCTACGGCCCAGGTGACCTCGAACCGGAGCGGTGGAGGTTCGGGAGTTCAGCAGATATTCACCTGATGATCTTCGGCGACTCGACAGCAGCGGGCGTCGGCTGCGCGGTTGCGGGCGAGGTGCCGGGCGTTCTTGTAGCGCGTGGACTCGCCGAGGAGACCGACAAGCGAATCCGGCTCAGCACCAAAGCAATCGGCGGGGCGACGTCGAAGGGCCTCGAGGGCCAGGTCGACGCAATGTTCGTCGCCGGGCCGCCACCGGACGCCGCGGTCATTCTCATCGGCGCCAACGACGTCACCAAGAAGTTCTCCATCGCGGCGTCGGCCGAGCGGCTCGGCAACGCCGTCGAACGCCTCACTGCCGCGGGAACTGTCGTGGTCGTCGGAACGTGCCCCGATCTCGGGGTCATCACGGCCATCCCCCAGCCTCTGCGAACCGTGGTCCGCAATTGGGGTCTTCGCCTTGCCCGGGCACAGACCGAGGCAACGCTGAAAGCCGGCGGACATCCTGTGGCGCTCGCCGACCTCCTCGCTCCCGAGTTCCTCGCCGCACCCGACACGATGTTCTCGGCCGACCGTTTTCACCCGTCTGCGGCCGGTTACGAGCTTGCTGCACGTCAGCTGCTGCCAGTGTTGGCCGCCGCGCTCGGCGAATGGCACGGCGGTCCGCTCCCCGACCTGCCCGAGGTCTCTGCTGCGGCGGAGTCACGCAGATTTCTACCGCGCGCGGTGGCCTCGCTCGATCGTTTCGTTCGTCGACGAGGAGCCGAAATCGAGGCGCAGAACGGGTAG
- a CDS encoding glutamate racemase — MIVGLIDSGLGMLPTSAWLKKLRPELDLILLMDPDQAPWGPKPDAWVVERVLGAVDRAMDAGAGVIVLPCNTASVTALAHVRAHLGPSVPVVGTVPAIKPAATVSNRIAVWATAATTASAYQARLIEEFAAGRDVAAIACHGLADSIDRGDAEGVSAAIAAAAAATPDDVESLVLGCTHYPLVVSEILASLRPGVALFDSAEAVARQTLRRIDESSDTHRGSGAVTVSLSGRPGALPQSALAYAEGRLLAGEQPVHQ; from the coding sequence ATGATCGTCGGACTGATCGACTCGGGGCTCGGCATGCTGCCGACGTCGGCATGGCTGAAGAAGCTACGTCCCGAGCTCGATCTGATCCTGCTGATGGACCCGGATCAGGCGCCTTGGGGGCCGAAGCCCGACGCCTGGGTGGTCGAGCGGGTTCTCGGCGCAGTGGATCGCGCGATGGACGCCGGTGCCGGCGTGATCGTGCTGCCGTGCAACACGGCAAGCGTGACAGCGTTGGCGCACGTTCGCGCCCATCTCGGTCCGTCCGTTCCTGTAGTCGGCACAGTGCCTGCCATCAAACCTGCTGCCACGGTGAGCAATCGGATCGCGGTGTGGGCCACCGCAGCGACGACGGCCAGTGCCTATCAGGCCCGGTTGATCGAGGAATTCGCCGCGGGACGGGACGTCGCGGCGATCGCATGCCACGGGCTCGCGGATTCGATCGATCGCGGTGACGCCGAAGGTGTCTCGGCCGCAATCGCTGCGGCTGCAGCGGCCACACCCGACGACGTCGAGTCGCTGGTCCTCGGGTGTACTCACTATCCCTTGGTGGTGTCGGAGATTCTGGCGTCGCTCCGGCCTGGGGTTGCACTGTTCGACAGCGCGGAAGCGGTTGCACGACAAACCCTCCGGAGGATCGACGAGTCGAGCGACACGCACAGGGGATCGGGTGCGGTCACGGTGTCGCTGAGCGGACGACCCGGCGCCTTGCCGCAGAGTGCTCTCGCCTATGCAGAGGGGCGATTACTTGCTGGGGAGCAGCCGGTCCACCAGTGA
- a CDS encoding TetR/AcrR family transcriptional regulator, giving the protein MSLSENSVHRRPGGRSARIRANVHRAVTELIGEDAEPLTVPLVAERAGVAPTTVYRRWGDLDSLRTEVALEVLTADAAVPDTGDLRRDLSIWCEFLVTDIARPERTAFLRAVVGSTKDDTGKSHCLDKREVQVETILRQAADRGERPPTHEAVMDVVVAPLYFRVLFGIPGADSGYARSLVDRLLPSK; this is encoded by the coding sequence ATGTCCCTTTCCGAGAATTCGGTTCATCGGCGCCCTGGAGGCCGCAGCGCCCGCATCCGTGCGAATGTTCACCGCGCAGTGACCGAGTTGATCGGCGAAGATGCCGAACCGCTGACCGTTCCCCTCGTCGCCGAGCGAGCTGGTGTTGCTCCAACGACGGTCTACCGGCGCTGGGGCGATCTGGATTCCCTGCGGACCGAGGTGGCACTCGAGGTTCTGACCGCCGATGCGGCGGTACCCGACACCGGTGATCTGCGACGCGACCTGTCGATCTGGTGCGAGTTCCTCGTCACCGACATCGCACGGCCGGAGCGGACAGCTTTCCTTCGCGCCGTGGTCGGGTCCACCAAGGACGACACAGGTAAGAGCCACTGCCTCGACAAACGCGAAGTCCAAGTCGAGACAATTCTGCGCCAAGCCGCCGATCGCGGAGAACGCCCTCCCACCCACGAGGCCGTCATGGACGTCGTCGTCGCGCCGCTCTACTTCCGTGTTCTCTTCGGGATTCCTGGGGCCGATTCCGGCTACGCCAGGTCACTGGTGGACCGGCTGCTCCCCAGCAAGTAA
- a CDS encoding cystathionine gamma-synthase has product MSEHRSKADNLSWQGFSTKAVHAGYEPDPLTGAVNVPIYASSTFAQDGVGGMRSGFEYARTGNPTRRPLEANLAAIESGTYGRAFSSGMAATDALLRSTLRPGDHLVIPNDAYGGTFRLIDKVFTQWGIEYSVAAVSDVDAVRDAIRPNTKLVWVETPTNPLLNVGDIEALAGVAHEKNAKLVVDNTFASPYLQQPLSLGADVVLHSTTKYIGGHSDVVGGALITDDEELDAAFAFLQNGAGGVPGPFDAFLTLRGIKTLALRMERHSDNAEALVELLDGHSAVSQVIYPGLESHPSHAVAAKQMRRFGGMISVRLAGGKQAALDLCARTEIFTLAESLGGVESLIEHPGAMTHASTAGSLLEVPDDLVRLSVGIEDAADLVGDIEQALGK; this is encoded by the coding sequence ATGAGTGAGCACCGCAGCAAGGCAGACAACCTTTCCTGGCAGGGATTCTCGACCAAAGCGGTTCATGCCGGTTACGAGCCGGACCCATTGACCGGTGCGGTCAACGTCCCGATCTATGCAAGCTCGACGTTCGCTCAGGACGGCGTCGGCGGAATGCGCAGCGGCTTCGAGTACGCCCGCACCGGCAATCCCACGCGTCGGCCTCTCGAAGCCAATCTGGCCGCCATCGAGTCCGGCACGTACGGTCGCGCATTCTCCTCGGGCATGGCAGCCACCGACGCACTTCTGCGCTCTACTCTCCGGCCGGGTGACCACCTCGTCATCCCCAACGACGCCTACGGCGGCACCTTCCGGCTGATCGACAAGGTCTTCACCCAGTGGGGCATCGAGTACTCGGTCGCAGCGGTGTCCGATGTCGACGCAGTGCGCGACGCGATTCGCCCCAACACCAAGCTCGTATGGGTCGAGACGCCGACCAACCCGCTTCTGAACGTCGGCGACATCGAGGCACTTGCGGGTGTGGCGCACGAGAAGAACGCCAAGCTCGTCGTCGACAACACGTTCGCGTCGCCCTACCTTCAGCAGCCGCTCTCACTCGGGGCCGACGTGGTCCTGCACTCGACGACCAAGTACATCGGCGGCCACTCCGACGTCGTCGGCGGCGCACTGATCACGGATGACGAGGAACTCGATGCGGCCTTCGCGTTCCTGCAGAACGGCGCGGGCGGCGTGCCCGGCCCGTTCGACGCGTTCCTGACCCTGCGAGGCATCAAGACCCTCGCGCTGCGCATGGAACGGCACAGCGACAACGCCGAGGCCCTCGTCGAGTTGCTCGACGGTCATTCCGCGGTATCGCAGGTCATCTACCCCGGGCTCGAGTCTCACCCGTCACACGCTGTCGCGGCCAAGCAGATGCGACGCTTCGGCGGCATGATCTCCGTCCGTTTGGCCGGCGGTAAGCAAGCTGCGCTCGACCTGTGCGCGCGAACCGAGATATTCACCCTTGCCGAATCGCTCGGCGGAGTCGAATCACTCATCGAGCATCCGGGCGCGATGACGCACGCGTCGACGGCAGGCTCGCTTCTCGAGGTTCCCGACGATCTGGTTCGTTTGTCCGTAGGCATCGAAGACGCTGCCGACCTGGTCGGCGACATCGAGCAAGCGCTGGGCAAGTAG
- a CDS encoding acyl-CoA dehydrogenase family protein: MADSQSVDELFSIDSLLDTEEKEIRDTVRKLGNERIRPHLADWFEEGTVPARELAKELGALGLLGMHLEGYGCAGTSATAYGLACLELEAMDSGIRSLVSVQGSLAMFAIWKYGSEEQKQHWLPGMAEGNLIGCFGLTEADFGSNPGGMRTRAKKDGSDWILNGSKMWITNGPVADVAVVWAQTDDKIRGFVVPTDSPGFTANTVKKKLSLRASITGELVFEDVRLPEDAMLPEARGLSGPLSCLNEARFGIIFGAMGAARDCIESAIEYSKTREVFDKPLGGYQLTQAKLANMALELGKGELLALHLGRLKDKGELRGEQVSVGKLNNVREAIKIARECRTILGANGITLEYPVLRHANNLESVLTYEGTSEVHQLVVGQALTGSSAVR, encoded by the coding sequence GTGGCCGATTCACAGTCCGTCGACGAGCTGTTCTCCATCGATTCCCTTCTCGATACCGAGGAGAAGGAGATCCGCGACACCGTCCGAAAGCTGGGCAACGAACGTATACGGCCCCACCTGGCCGACTGGTTCGAGGAAGGCACCGTCCCGGCGCGAGAGCTGGCGAAGGAACTCGGAGCGCTCGGTCTGCTCGGCATGCACCTCGAGGGCTACGGCTGCGCAGGCACCTCGGCCACGGCCTACGGGCTGGCCTGCCTGGAGCTGGAAGCCATGGATTCGGGCATTCGTTCGCTGGTCTCCGTTCAGGGTTCGCTCGCGATGTTCGCGATCTGGAAGTACGGATCGGAAGAGCAGAAGCAGCATTGGCTGCCCGGGATGGCGGAGGGCAACCTCATCGGCTGCTTCGGATTGACCGAAGCGGACTTCGGCTCCAATCCCGGCGGGATGCGTACGCGCGCCAAGAAGGACGGCAGCGATTGGATCCTGAACGGCAGCAAGATGTGGATCACCAACGGACCCGTTGCCGATGTCGCGGTGGTGTGGGCACAGACCGACGACAAAATTCGAGGCTTCGTCGTCCCGACGGACTCGCCCGGATTCACTGCGAACACCGTCAAGAAGAAGCTCTCGCTCCGAGCCTCGATCACCGGTGAGCTTGTGTTCGAGGACGTGCGTTTGCCCGAGGACGCGATGCTGCCCGAGGCCCGGGGGCTGAGCGGACCACTCAGCTGCCTGAACGAGGCACGGTTCGGCATTATCTTCGGCGCCATGGGCGCGGCGCGCGACTGCATCGAGTCCGCGATCGAGTACTCGAAGACCCGCGAAGTGTTCGACAAGCCACTCGGCGGATACCAGCTGACCCAGGCGAAACTCGCGAACATGGCGCTCGAGCTCGGCAAGGGCGAGCTACTCGCTCTGCACCTCGGCCGACTCAAGGACAAAGGCGAACTACGAGGCGAGCAAGTCTCCGTCGGCAAGCTCAACAACGTCCGCGAGGCCATCAAGATCGCGCGGGAGTGCCGCACGATCCTCGGTGCGAACGGGATCACCCTCGAATATCCAGTGCTGAGGCACGCCAACAACCTCGAGTCGGTGCTCACCTACGAGGGCACCTCGGAGGTGCATCAGCTCGTCGTCGGCCAGGCTCTCACCGGGTCGAGCGCGGTTAGGTAG
- a CDS encoding MFS transporter, whose translation MVNTQLGGVIPTRTGRHMNPALAFWTVGITYLVVMASSAAPSPLYPVYQQQWGFSATMVTVVFAVYAVALLLALLTVGSLSDHIGRKPILIGALVLLVISLVLFIVADGVPGLIAARVVQGLAAGTATGALSAAVIDLQPNSSAGPLVNSVAPSVGLASGALGAGLLVQLAPAPTVLVYALLIGVVVLLAAALVFVPETSALRTVESRRHLATLLLPRASFPTGARVPFLMIVPALIATWSLGGFHLSLGPSIVGSIFGIDNHIVCGLEIFALFFSGALAAACVRTLPPRAVMIVGAIVLALGVAVSLVSISLVSVPMYFLGSVIAGAGWGGTFLGAMRTLGALVPADERGSVFATTFVLSYLAFSVPAVIGGLAVHSFGLEPTALVYGGFVIVLALASSIGFTVASRRERRGT comes from the coding sequence ATGGTCAACACCCAACTCGGCGGCGTGATTCCCACGCGGACGGGAAGACACATGAATCCGGCCCTGGCGTTCTGGACCGTCGGCATCACGTATCTGGTGGTCATGGCATCCTCAGCTGCGCCGTCGCCGCTGTATCCCGTGTACCAGCAGCAGTGGGGCTTCTCGGCGACGATGGTGACCGTCGTGTTCGCCGTCTACGCCGTCGCGCTCCTGCTCGCGTTGCTGACCGTCGGGAGTCTGTCCGATCACATCGGGCGCAAGCCGATTCTCATCGGCGCTCTCGTGCTTCTGGTGATAAGCCTGGTGCTGTTCATCGTGGCCGACGGTGTGCCAGGGTTGATCGCAGCCCGGGTGGTGCAGGGGCTCGCGGCAGGGACCGCCACCGGCGCACTCAGTGCCGCTGTCATCGACCTCCAGCCCAATTCCTCGGCCGGACCACTGGTGAACAGTGTGGCGCCGTCGGTCGGTCTGGCCTCGGGGGCTCTCGGCGCAGGCCTTCTGGTTCAACTGGCCCCAGCTCCGACGGTTCTGGTCTATGCGCTCCTCATCGGCGTTGTGGTTCTGCTCGCTGCTGCACTGGTGTTCGTGCCGGAAACCTCCGCGCTGCGGACGGTCGAATCGCGCAGGCACTTGGCCACACTCCTGCTGCCGAGGGCGTCGTTCCCGACCGGTGCGCGGGTGCCGTTCCTCATGATCGTGCCCGCCTTGATCGCGACATGGTCGCTCGGTGGATTCCATCTCTCGCTCGGTCCGTCGATCGTCGGTTCGATCTTCGGGATCGACAACCACATTGTCTGCGGCCTCGAAATCTTTGCGCTGTTCTTCTCCGGTGCACTCGCTGCTGCCTGCGTTCGAACCCTGCCGCCGCGGGCCGTCATGATCGTCGGCGCCATAGTTCTAGCGCTAGGCGTCGCGGTGTCCTTGGTCTCGATCTCGCTGGTGTCGGTGCCCATGTACTTCCTCGGTTCGGTGATAGCGGGCGCCGGCTGGGGAGGCACGTTCCTCGGTGCGATGCGGACGCTTGGCGCGCTTGTTCCGGCCGACGAGCGGGGGAGCGTGTTCGCCACGACGTTCGTGCTCAGCTACCTGGCGTTCAGCGTCCCCGCAGTGATCGGTGGACTCGCAGTTCATTCATTCGGCTTGGAGCCAACAGCCCTGGTCTACGGCGGATTCGTCATCGTGCTGGCTCTCGCATCGTCCATCGGCTTCACCGTGGCGTCTCGCCGCGAGCGGAGAGGCACCTGA
- a CDS encoding cystathionine beta-synthase, whose product MRIAQHVTELIGNTPLVKLSSVVGDNAGTVAAKIEYLNPGGSSKDRIAIKMIDAAEASGELKPGGTIVEPTSGNTGVGLALVAQQRGYKCVFVCPDKVGEDKRNVLRAYGAEVVVCPTAVAPEDPNSYYSVSDRLVREIDGAWKPNQYANPAGPQSHYETTGPEIWADTDGKITHFVAGVGTGGTISGTGKYLKEVSGGKVKVIGVDPEGSVYSGGTGRPYLVEGVGEDFWPSAYDPSIPDEIIAVSDADSFDMTRRLAREEGLLVGGSCGMAAVGAIKIAEREGPDALVVVLLPDGGRGYLAKIFNDDWMSSYGFLRSRLDGNTNEPLVGDVLRGKSGALPDLVHTHPSETVRDAIEILREYGVSQMPVVGAEPPVMAGEVAGSVTERDLLSAVFEGRAALADPVAKHMSSPFPLIGAGEHVSDATKALGETDALMVVEEGKPVGVITRHDLLGFLSQGA is encoded by the coding sequence ATGCGCATTGCTCAGCACGTCACCGAACTCATCGGCAACACCCCCTTGGTCAAGCTTTCCTCTGTTGTCGGCGACAACGCGGGGACGGTTGCAGCCAAGATCGAATACCTCAACCCGGGTGGCTCGTCGAAGGACAGAATCGCGATCAAGATGATCGACGCGGCCGAGGCGTCGGGCGAATTGAAGCCCGGCGGAACGATCGTCGAACCGACCTCGGGCAACACCGGCGTCGGACTCGCCCTCGTCGCACAGCAGCGCGGCTACAAGTGCGTGTTCGTCTGCCCCGACAAGGTCGGTGAGGACAAGCGCAACGTCCTGCGCGCCTACGGTGCCGAGGTCGTCGTGTGCCCCACAGCCGTCGCCCCCGAGGATCCCAACAGCTATTACAGCGTGTCCGATCGCCTCGTCCGTGAGATCGACGGAGCGTGGAAGCCGAACCAGTACGCAAATCCGGCGGGCCCGCAGAGCCACTACGAGACGACGGGCCCCGAGATCTGGGCCGACACCGACGGCAAGATCACCCACTTCGTCGCGGGCGTCGGCACCGGTGGAACCATCTCCGGCACCGGCAAGTACCTCAAGGAAGTATCCGGCGGCAAGGTCAAGGTCATCGGAGTCGACCCCGAGGGCTCGGTGTACTCCGGCGGGACCGGTCGTCCGTACCTCGTCGAGGGCGTCGGAGAGGACTTCTGGCCGTCCGCGTACGACCCGTCGATTCCCGACGAGATCATTGCTGTCTCGGACGCCGACTCCTTCGACATGACACGTCGCCTCGCTCGTGAGGAGGGCCTGCTGGTCGGCGGATCTTGCGGCATGGCAGCAGTCGGTGCCATCAAGATCGCCGAACGAGAAGGTCCCGACGCCTTGGTCGTGGTTCTGCTCCCAGACGGTGGCCGCGGCTACCTGGCGAAGATCTTCAACGACGACTGGATGTCGTCGTACGGCTTCCTGCGTTCACGCCTCGACGGAAATACCAACGAGCCGCTGGTCGGCGACGTGCTTCGAGGGAAGTCCGGCGCCCTGCCCGATCTGGTGCACACGCACCCGTCGGAAACTGTCCGCGATGCCATCGAGATTCTGCGCGAATACGGCGTCTCCCAGATGCCTGTCGTCGGCGCCGAACCCCCTGTCATGGCCGGTGAGGTTGCCGGTAGCGTCACCGAACGCGACCTACTCAGCGCTGTGTTCGAAGGACGTGCTGCGTTGGCCGATCCGGTCGCCAAGCACATGAGCAGCCCGTTCCCGCTCATCGGCGCGGGCGAGCACGTCTCCGACGCAACGAAGGCACTGGGGGAGACCGACGCGCTCATGGTCGTCGAAGAGGGCAAGCCCGTCGGCGTCATCACCCGACACGACCTGCTCGGATTTCTCAGCCAGGGCGCTTGA
- a CDS encoding GAF domain-containing protein, which yields MNIAATVLAVLTAVTVFLKSRNEHKVKESLKASEKTVRRQLDETEFRTKAEVNGAFLGASDRLRELSVAKSDKDLTGFLQDVVTATCTLLTNDKPRVGYFQVRDLAAPTRTMKRVASWGPDRLDEFTTDFDEASGTDTNVWRLLTSDNVTYERDIAVHIPDGSNFDGRVYKSYVSIAVRAGGIEMGMLTANTLEVDGFSDVDVAMMRVLARLIAAGEATCMSPQKVNAARSAAERRIVTGPEQHV from the coding sequence GTGAACATTGCCGCTACCGTGCTAGCAGTTCTGACTGCCGTGACGGTGTTTCTCAAGTCCCGTAACGAGCACAAGGTGAAGGAGTCGCTGAAAGCGTCAGAGAAGACAGTGAGGAGGCAGCTCGACGAGACCGAGTTTCGCACCAAAGCTGAAGTGAACGGTGCATTTCTCGGAGCCTCAGACCGGCTCCGCGAACTATCGGTCGCCAAGTCGGACAAGGACTTGACGGGCTTCTTGCAAGATGTCGTGACAGCCACATGCACGCTATTGACGAACGACAAACCTCGCGTCGGCTACTTCCAGGTGAGGGACTTAGCGGCACCGACTCGCACCATGAAACGAGTGGCATCCTGGGGTCCGGACCGTCTAGACGAGTTCACGACGGACTTCGATGAGGCTAGTGGCACGGACACTAACGTGTGGCGACTGCTCACCAGTGACAACGTGACCTACGAACGTGACATTGCGGTCCATATCCCTGACGGGTCGAACTTCGATGGTCGAGTGTATAAGTCGTACGTATCGATAGCCGTTCGCGCCGGCGGAATCGAGATGGGGATGCTCACGGCCAACACGCTTGAAGTCGACGGATTCAGCGACGTAGACGTCGCGATGATGAGGGTGCTCGCCCGGCTCATCGCCGCGGGCGAGGCTACGTGCATGTCACCTCAGAAAGTGAACGCAGCGCGCAGCGCAGCAGAACGACGTATCGTGACCGGACCTGAACAACATGTCTGA
- a CDS encoding acetyl-CoA C-acetyltransferase: MPEAVIVSTARSPIGRAMKGSLKDIRPDDLTVQMVAAALAKVPELDPTDIDDLLLGCGLPGGMQGNNLARIVAVLLGYDSLPGTTITRYCSSSLQTTRMALHAIKAGEGDVFISAGVESVSNFIHGSSDSLPQSHNPLFADAEARTKKAQEEGADSWTDPRENGDLPDAYIAMGQTAENVSLLTGISREEQDHWAVRSQNRAEEAINSGFFEREITPVTLPDGTVVTADDGPRAGTTYEKISGLKPVFRPNGTVTAGNACPLNDGAAALVIMSDTKAKALGLTPLARIVSTGVTGTSPEIMGLGPIEATKRALKIAGLGISDIDLFEINEAFAVQVLGSARDLGIDHDKLNISGGAIAVGHPFGMTGARITTTLLNNLKTQDKTFGVETMCVGGGMGMAMVLERLS; the protein is encoded by the coding sequence ATGCCAGAGGCAGTGATCGTCAGTACCGCTCGCTCACCCATCGGTCGCGCGATGAAGGGGTCGCTCAAGGACATTCGTCCCGACGACCTGACCGTGCAAATGGTGGCCGCCGCGCTCGCCAAGGTGCCCGAGTTGGATCCGACCGACATCGACGACCTCCTGCTCGGCTGCGGCCTCCCTGGCGGAATGCAGGGCAACAACCTCGCTCGCATCGTTGCCGTTCTTCTCGGCTACGACTCGCTGCCGGGCACCACCATCACTCGCTACTGTTCGTCGTCGCTGCAGACCACTCGTATGGCTCTGCACGCGATCAAGGCAGGCGAGGGTGACGTGTTCATCTCCGCAGGTGTCGAGAGCGTCTCCAACTTCATCCACGGCAGCTCCGACTCACTTCCGCAGAGCCACAACCCACTGTTCGCCGACGCCGAAGCCCGCACCAAGAAGGCCCAGGAAGAAGGCGCGGACAGCTGGACCGATCCGCGCGAGAACGGCGACCTGCCCGATGCCTACATCGCCATGGGTCAGACCGCAGAGAACGTCTCACTCCTCACCGGTATCAGCCGCGAAGAGCAGGACCACTGGGCAGTCCGCAGCCAGAACCGCGCCGAGGAAGCTATCAACTCAGGCTTCTTCGAACGCGAGATCACCCCGGTCACCCTGCCCGACGGCACCGTCGTGACCGCTGACGACGGCCCCCGCGCCGGCACGACGTACGAGAAGATCAGTGGGCTCAAGCCCGTCTTCCGTCCGAACGGAACGGTCACCGCAGGCAACGCGTGCCCCCTCAACGACGGTGCGGCTGCGCTCGTCATCATGAGCGACACCAAGGCGAAGGCCCTCGGGCTGACCCCACTCGCGCGCATCGTGTCCACCGGCGTCACCGGCACCTCCCCCGAGATCATGGGCCTCGGCCCGATCGAGGCGACCAAGCGCGCGCTGAAGATCGCCGGATTGGGCATCTCCGACATCGACCTGTTCGAGATCAACGAAGCCTTCGCCGTTCAGGTCCTCGGCTCCGCCCGCGATCTCGGCATCGACCACGACAAGCTGAACATTTCCGGTGGCGCCATCGCTGTCGGACACCCGTTCGGCATGACGGGTGCTCGTATCACCACGACCCTGCTCAACAACCTCAAGACGCAGGACAAGACGTTCGGTGTCGAGACCATGTGCGTCGGCGGCGGCATGGGCATGGCAATGGTGCTCGAACGCCTCAGCTGA